TATCGGTGGCTTACTAATAGACATTGTGTGGTGATAGAATGTACAGGCTTGAGTGTTTAATCACTATAACTACTTTATGTTAAGGAGCGGCTTATGAATCTTTCGGATTACGAGAAGTTGTCACTTGCGATTCTTTGCGAAATTCATACAGCATTAAAATTGAGTGATAATGGTCTTGATTCGAAGTTTATATCTAAAGCATTAGACACTGGCAATGAGTGGGCCATTTCTAGTCGTTTTGGGGATTACTTAGGTTTTAAAGATAGTGAGCACCCTGAAGAAGTCAGTTTTGTTTACAATGTCCTTGATATGTGGTCGTTTATTGAAGAGGGTGTGGAAGCTCTAACGGACGAGGAACGGGTAACTCTTGAGGAAAAGGCTGCTCCTTTAGGTAAAAACCCTCGATTTAATGGCTTTGATGGTAATAATGAAACCCGATATTTAAGCATAGCTAGCTTTATTGTTAGTGATCCTCATGCCTTCGGGGGGCGTTTCGCTGACAGGTATTTGAATTCACATTCGCGTCGTGTTGAAAAATATAAGCGTATGTATGAAATATTTGAGCCCTGGCGTGATAACTACCCCAGCCGTCCGCTAAATGTTGATGAATTAGTTAAATTACTTACTGCATGAAAGCTATAGACATTTTCCTGCCCGCATTGCGCGGGCTTTTTTTATGTCCGTCATTAACCCACCCAGAACGCACCACAGCGCCCGCAGCGCGCAAACCACACACCGCCACCCCTGAAACAGATCCCGCCCGCCTCGTTGCTCTGGCGCAGCCGCAGACCCACAAAATAAAACGTCCGCAGACAAAAACGGCACTACACCGCACCCGCCTGCAAGTTTTGGATCGCAAAATTTTTTCAGTTTTGTTTTTTTACAAACGACATGGTCAGACCGCGCCAGCGCTGGCGCATTGCCAGAAAAGCGAAACTGAAATGATTGAAAATAATTTCAGTGTTTTTCATTTTTTTGGATCGCTGATGGATCTGCCTGAAAATTCATGCGCATGTTTTAATTGGATTTTTTTGATTTTACGTCAGAGGAAGGGAGCTTCGGCCGCAATGGCAGACGGCACGTTATATAGAGAAAAGCCAGACGCGGCAGGGCATGTACAGTAACTTCCACCTCCGGCAGAACTGAAAAAATGTTCATTAAACATTGCACTGCTGATTTCCATTTTCCAGGAATCATCCGAAAGGTTAAGCCGTTCAGATGGTAAGAATATGCTGTTTTGATAACCTTCCACTACCGCATATTTCGTGAGATGGGTTTTATGGATGCAAAACTGATAGCGAAGGGAATTGTTGACGGGCTCGCAGCTTTTCCGGAAGGGCTTTATTTAACCGCCGTGAGGACAGTTGAAGGGTCAGGTGCCTTTGGGCGCGAGTTGAAAGTGCGCAATGAGTATGAAACCGAGCGATTTATGCGGGCATTCAAAGACCTCGCATCAAATGAAGAGCCGGTTAGAAGACTGGTTACGATGGTGATAACTGATTTCTATCAGAAATTAGATGATGCAGGTAAGAAAGCGATCAACGATAAGCTGCATTACTCAGATGCAAAGCTGGGTAGCCGTATGGGGGCTCAGGCATTTGTCTCGCAATACATTGCTAAACGCATAATAAATAGGGTGAAAATGGGAAAGGTCATGACGCGTGTCATTCGCGTAGCGTCAGCCTTCACGCTCAACATTGTTATGATACAAGGCATGATTGAAGAGGCTGCCAGAGCATCCCGAAGGATGAAAACCAAATATCCGATTACCTATTACAAAGTTGTCTACATGAATTTAGATATGGTTTATTTTCTGGTCGAAAGTGAACTTGAACCCTATCTGATATATATCGAAAGCCACCCAGTTCAGTGTAAAGGTATTGAAAATGAAATGTGCAAACTCCTCGCGAAATAATGTTTTTAAATCTGTGAGGAATCATGCGGCAAACATGGTCGAGGCGGTTACAACCTGCCTTTGCGCTTTCGCGGCTTTTGGTTGTCTGTTTATAGTAGATGGTTGGCTGATGAAGCTGGCCGGGTTCGTCGGCTTTTTTGCGTTGGCTTATCTAATCGCTTGGCTTGTCGATCTGGTGAAGACAGAGCGCCCGGAATAGCACTGGAATATCGTTGGATGGAGGCAAACTAACTCTGTGTCGCCATTTTGTCGCCTTTGATTGCAAAGCAATCTGACAAGCTGCTGTTTTGTAAAGATTAATTTTAGTGGCAATAAAAAACCCATCAACCTTGAACCAAGATGGCGGGGTTGATGGGCTCCACAAAATGGGGACATCAAAGAAAAGCAGTGGCACTAATTGAGACTGGCGCTTTTTCGAAAAGTTCGCGCCATCTGCAAAATTTCTCGTTTTTTTATGTGCCGGGCCAGATGATGACGATAAGCGTACCGGCAAGCGTCAGCAGAACGTTGGCAATCGCATAGGTGCCCGCGTAGCCGAGCGCCGGGATGTTGCTGCGCGCGGTATCGCTGATGATCTCCATCGCCGGTGCGCAGGTGCGCGCGCCCATCATCGCGCCGAACAGCAGCGCGCGGTTCATGCGCAGCACATACGCGCCGAACAGGAAGCAAATCACCACCGGCAGCAGGCTCACTATCAGGCCCGCAAACAGCATCTGGCCGCCCACGACGCCGAGGCCGTGGCCGATGCCGCTGCCCGCGCTCAGGCCCACGCCCGCCATAAACACCATCAGGCCGAACTCTTTCACCATCATCAGCGCGCCCTGCGGAATATAGCCGAACGTCGGGTGGTTGGCGCGCAGGAAGCCGAGCATGATCCCGGCGAACAGCAGACCGGCGGCGTTACCGATGCCGAAGCTGAACGAGCTGAACTGGAAGGTGATCATCCCGATCATCAGGCCGACAATAAAGAAGGCGCAGAAGGCAAGAAGATCCGTCACCTGGCTGTGAATGGAGATAAACCCGATGCGGTCGGCGATGGTTTTCACGCGCCGGGCGTCGCCGCTCACCTGTAAGACGTCGCCTTTGTTAAGGACGATGTTGTCGTCAATCGGCATCTCAATCTGGCTGCGGATGACGCGGTTTAAGAAGCAGCCGTGATCGGTGAGCTTAAGCTGGCCAAGACGGCGGCCCACCACGTTGTGGTTTTTCACCACGATCTCTTCGGTGACGATGCGCATGTCGAGCAGATCGCGGTCGAACACCTCTTTCCCGTTGCGAAAGCTCGGGTCGAGGCGCGCGTGCGCGTCCGGGTAGCCTACCAGCGCGATTTCATCGCCCATTTGCAACACCGCGTCGCCGTCCGGGTTCGCGAGAATGCCGTTGCGGCGGATGCGCTCGATGTAACAGCCGGTCTGGCGGTAAATGCCAAGCTCGCGCAGGTTTTTGCCGTCGGCCCAGGCGACCAGCTCCGGCCCCACGCGATAGGCGCGGATAACCGGCAGATAGACTTTGCGGTTGGCGTCGGTGTCGAGACCGCGCTCGCGCGCAATCTGCTGGGCGCTGGTTTGCAGATCCTGGTGCTGAAGTTTCGGCAGGTAGCGCGCGCCGAAAATCAGGCTCACCAGCCCGATAAGGTACGTCAGCGCATAGCCGAGGCTCAGGTGATCCAGCGCCTGGGCGAGCTGCGCGCCTTCCATCCCCGCGTGGCGTAATGTGTCGCCTGCGCCCACCAGCACGGGGGTTGAGGTCATCGAGCCCGCCAGCATCCCGGCGGTCAGACCGATATCCCAGCCGAACGCGCGGCCAAGCCCGAGCGCGATAAGCAGGGCGCTGCCGACCATGACCAGCGCCAGCATCAGGTAATTTTTACCGTCGCGAAAGAAAATAGAAAAAAAGTTGGGACCGGCTTCCACACCAACGCAAAAAATAAACAGCATAAAGCCGAGGTTAAGCGCGTCGGTGTTAATCGAAAAATGTTGCTGGCCTAATAATAATGAAACGACTAAAACGCCAATGGAATTACCCAGTTGCACAGAACCCAGGCGTAATTTACCAAGACACAGGCCGAGCGCCAGCACCACAAATAATAACAGGATGTAATTCCCGTTTAACAAATCTGCGACGTTTATATTCACGGAGGCTAACTTCTTGTTTACCAGTAAGTTGTTGAAAAGGAGAGGCTTCTGGGCTAGGATTTTGCTTATGTTTTGCCGGAAGTGCGCTTTTTCCGGCGCCGTTATTTCGTCTGCATAAGCTTTTAGCCGCCGCTAGTTTAATCGTTATGTATAGTATCGGCCAGCAAGAATATTCTATTACCCGCAGTTAATTATGAGGCACGGACTGCCGCCATGCTTTATCTGACTAAACATCCGCACTGGCGGAGAGGAGATCAGGTTGATACAGGCACTATCAGGGGGATATCTGTTGATGCGACGTCATAGCCGGGCCGCGACTGCCTGCTGTTTTATTCTGTTTCTGGCGGTATTCATGGCACAAAAAATGGTGCCCGGTACGTTTGCGCCAGGCGCCGGATCGATGGATTTGGGGATTTTATATTTCATGCTGCCGGGCGCGCTGGCGGGCGTGTGCGCCCGACGGGGCCGCGAGCTTAAGCCGCTGCTGGGGGCGCTGCTTGCCGCGCCGATCTGTCTGGTTCTTCTGCATCTGTGGGATGGAGACGCGCGTTCCTTCTGGCAGGAGCTGGCGTGGATTTTCAGCGCGCTGTTCTGGTGCTCTATCGGGTCGCTCGGCTGGCTGTTTATGTTAACGCTACGCCATCGTAGAGACGGCAGACGCCGGCTGTAACGGCCGGTTTCATTTTCCTTTCTAAACGCAACGTTCCGTTAACCGCCATCTGGCGCATTACGATTATACTGATGAGTTTTGGAGCGAGCCTTTAGCTTGCTTTT
This DNA window, taken from Cronobacter universalis NCTC 9529, encodes the following:
- a CDS encoding YfbU family protein — its product is MNLSDYEKLSLAILCEIHTALKLSDNGLDSKFISKALDTGNEWAISSRFGDYLGFKDSEHPEEVSFVYNVLDMWSFIEEGVEALTDEERVTLEEKAAPLGKNPRFNGFDGNNETRYLSIASFIVSDPHAFGGRFADRYLNSHSRRVEKYKRMYEIFEPWRDNYPSRPLNVDELVKLLTA
- a CDS encoding aspartate:alanine antiporter; amino-acid sequence: MNINVADLLNGNYILLLFVVLALGLCLGKLRLGSVQLGNSIGVLVVSLLLGQQHFSINTDALNLGFMLFIFCVGVEAGPNFFSIFFRDGKNYLMLALVMVGSALLIALGLGRAFGWDIGLTAGMLAGSMTSTPVLVGAGDTLRHAGMEGAQLAQALDHLSLGYALTYLIGLVSLIFGARYLPKLQHQDLQTSAQQIARERGLDTDANRKVYLPVIRAYRVGPELVAWADGKNLRELGIYRQTGCYIERIRRNGILANPDGDAVLQMGDEIALVGYPDAHARLDPSFRNGKEVFDRDLLDMRIVTEEIVVKNHNVVGRRLGQLKLTDHGCFLNRVIRSQIEMPIDDNIVLNKGDVLQVSGDARRVKTIADRIGFISIHSQVTDLLAFCAFFIVGLMIGMITFQFSSFSFGIGNAAGLLFAGIMLGFLRANHPTFGYIPQGALMMVKEFGLMVFMAGVGLSAGSGIGHGLGVVGGQMLFAGLIVSLLPVVICFLFGAYVLRMNRALLFGAMMGARTCAPAMEIISDTARSNIPALGYAGTYAIANVLLTLAGTLIVIIWPGT
- the ybjM gene encoding inner membrane protein YbjM, translating into MRRHSRAATACCFILFLAVFMAQKMVPGTFAPGAGSMDLGILYFMLPGALAGVCARRGRELKPLLGALLAAPICLVLLHLWDGDARSFWQELAWIFSALFWCSIGSLGWLFMLTLRHRRDGRRRL